The Microcystis aeruginosa NIES-843 sequence GTCTCTACCTTGATGAAGATGCGGGTCAACGCTCGGTCGTGCAAGCTTTGCGGAATCTGAAGATTGATGTAATTACCACTTGGGAAGCGGACAACATTCAGCTACCCGATCCCGATCAACTGGTTTGGGCAACCCAGCAAGGTCGGGTAATTTATACTTTTAATGTAGGCGATTTTTGTCGATTGCATAAATCATATATGATGCGCTCGATGAGCCATACGGGAATTATCGTGGCCGCGAAACAAAGATATTCCGTGGGAGAACAGGTAAAAGCTATTGCCAATTTAATCGCTACCCGCTCTGCCGAAGATATCAAGAATCAACTCATCTTTTTAGGGGATTATCTAGAATAGACCTTCGGCAAAAGTCGGAGAAACTAGGATAAGTACCTAGGCAAAATTAATTACATACTCGCCTCCAAAATTGTCCAGCACTTTTTTAACGTAAGCGAGGAGGCTCTTTCGGTCTTTATAGGCGCTAAATTCAATCCATTCATATTTTAAAAATCTCCATAATATTTCAATTAAATTTAAATGAGGTGAATAAGTGGGCAACCAAAATATTTTCAAGTTTTTCTTTTCCCATTCCTCAAGTTTCTCCATAAATGCCTCGCTGGTATGAATGGAAGCTTGGTCAATTATTATGACAGTTTTTTTCTGTATATTTTGGCAATATTTATCCAGAAAATTAATAACTATCTCGCTAGTAACCGTTCCGACCTGTGTCTCATAAAATAATTGATTATCTCGTTTCATTATTCCTAAAATATTTAGTCTTTTACCTTCAATTGGTGGTAACTTTATCGTGGTTTTTTCTTCTTGCCAAGCCTCAGGAAGACAAGGCTTTGAATCCCCTCCCATTTCATCCAAATATCCTATCTCAATCTCTCCTCTTTTTTCCTGTTTTTTTAGTTCTTCTAAAATAGGTATTTTGACCTCAAGCTCCCACTCATCAGGGGTTTTGGCGACCCCTCTTCTCACCCTTTTCCACCTCATGTTGATTTTTTTTATGAGTCTTTTTATCTTGTCTTTGCTTACGGTTAATTTCCCTTCTTCTACAATTTTTATCTGGATTTTTTTTAAGCTTTTCGGTTCTTCTTTTACCCAGTCAATAACTTGTTGACCTTGTGCTTCTGTCAATTTAGGTTTTCTCCCTCTTCCTCGACGATTATAAAAACCAATTAGTTTTCTATCTTCCCAGGCCGTCAACCAATTATAGATGGTCTTTCTCGTAACTCCAAATATTCCGCTCAATTCTTCTATCGTGGTTCCCTGAAAACTTAAGAGTATACATTTCGCTCGCTCTCTTACTTGATGATGTTTACTAGCTCGATAAATTCTCTCTAGCATTTTCTGGCTCTCGGGGTTTAGGTCTCTAATCAATCTCATTGTATTTTCCTGCTGCTTCGTTTTTTTA is a genomic window containing:
- a CDS encoding DUF5615 family PIN-like protein — encoded protein: MSQIRLYLDEDAGQRSVVQALRNLKIDVITTWEADNIQLPDPDQLVWATQQGRVIYTFNVGDFCRLHKSYMMRSMSHTGIIVAAKQRYSVGEQVKAIANLIATRSAEDIKNQLIFLGDYLE
- a CDS encoding IS630-like element ISMae24 family transposase, which gives rise to MRLIRDLNPESQKMLERIYRASKHHQVRERAKCILLSFQGTTIEELSGIFGVTRKTIYNWLTAWEDRKLIGFYNRRGRGRKPKLTEAQGQQVIDWVKEEPKSLKKIQIKIVEEGKLTVSKDKIKRLIKKINMRWKRVRRGVAKTPDEWELEVKIPILEELKKQEKRGEIEIGYLDEMGGDSKPCLPEAWQEEKTTIKLPPIEGKRLNILGIMKRDNQLFYETQVGTVTSEIVINFLDKYCQNIQKKTVIIIDQASIHTSEAFMEKLEEWEKKNLKIFWLPTYSPHLNLIEILWRFLKYEWIEFSAYKDRKSLLAYVKKVLDNFGGEYVINFA